In Limanda limanda chromosome 21, fLimLim1.1, whole genome shotgun sequence, a genomic segment contains:
- the hoxb6b gene encoding homeobox protein Hox-B6b, producing MSSYFVNSTFPVSLPGGQDSLLGQIPLYSSGYTDPLRHYSTAAATYGAAAGMQDKVYPASYYQQPGSTSTIYGRTGGVGGTACDYNPVGTFYKDAEGSCTFSSSREDPSLFVSSQELQQRKAEETSLGLEDKSASLIYPWMQRMNACSAGPFGSSGRRGRQTYTRYQTLELEKEFHFNRYLTRRRRIEISHALCLTERQIKIWFQNRRMKWKKENKLMNPSKTPEEEEEEQAEKKS from the exons ATGAGTTCCTATTTCGTCAACTCAACTTTTCCCGTGTCTCTACCGGGAGGACAGGACTCTCTCCTGGGTCAGATCCCGCTCTACTCCTCGGGATACACGGACCCGCTCCGGCACTACTCCACCGCAGCGGCCACGTATGGAGCCGCCGCCGGCATGCAGGACAAGGTCTACCCGGCGTCCTACTACCAGCAGCCGggctccacctccaccatctACGGCCGGACCGGGGGGGTTGGTGGGACCGCCTGCGACTACAACCCGGTGGGCACCTTCTACAAGGACGCGGAGGGGTCGTGCACCTTCTCCTCCAGCCGCGAGGACCCGTCTCTGTTCGTGTCctcgcaggagctgcagcagcgcaAAGCCGAGGAGACGAGCCTCGGCCTGGAGGACAAGTCCGCGTCGCTCATCTACCCGTGGATGCAGAGGATGAACGCCTGCTCCGCCG GCCCGTTCGGCAGCAGCGGCCGCCGGGGCCGGCAGACCTACACCCGCTACCAGaccctggagctggagaaggagttcCACTTCAACCGCTACCTGACCCGCAGGCGCCGGATAGAGATCTCCCACGCCCTGTGTCTGACGGAGAGACAGATCAAAATCTGGTTCCAGAACCGCAGGATGAAGTGGAAAAAGGAGAACAAGCTCATGAACCCCTCGAAGacgccggaggaggaggaggaggagcaggcggAGAAGAAGAGCTGA